Proteins encoded in a region of the Pseudomonas shahriarae genome:
- a CDS encoding HAD-IIIA family hydrolase — MSRPDYKLLIFDWDGTLCDSIGRIVESMHVASTRSGFELCSDLAVKGIIGLGLPEAIRTLYPQIADSELVAFREHYADHYIALESEPSPLFEGVVQSLAALREQGYHLAVATGKARRGLDRVLKANGWEDYFDVTRAADETASKPHPLMLEQIMAHCGVSARESLMVGDASFDLLMARNAGMDSVAVSYGAQSPEALQAYEPRLTIDRFSQLHAWLNQAH; from the coding sequence GTGTCGCGCCCTGACTACAAGCTGCTGATTTTTGACTGGGATGGCACCCTGTGCGATTCCATTGGTCGGATTGTCGAGTCCATGCACGTGGCCTCGACCCGTTCCGGCTTCGAGCTGTGCAGTGATCTGGCGGTCAAGGGCATTATTGGCCTGGGATTGCCCGAAGCCATTCGCACCTTGTACCCGCAGATCGCTGACAGTGAGTTGGTAGCGTTTCGCGAGCATTACGCCGATCACTACATTGCCCTGGAGTCCGAGCCTTCGCCTTTGTTTGAAGGGGTGGTGCAGTCGTTGGCGGCATTGCGTGAGCAGGGCTATCACCTGGCCGTGGCCACCGGCAAAGCCCGGCGTGGCCTGGATCGGGTGCTCAAGGCCAATGGTTGGGAGGACTATTTCGACGTCACCCGCGCTGCCGATGAAACCGCGAGCAAGCCCCATCCATTGATGCTGGAGCAGATCATGGCCCATTGCGGCGTGTCTGCCCGTGAGTCGTTGATGGTCGGCGATGCTTCGTTCGATCTGTTGATGGCGCGCAATGCCGGCATGGACAGTGTCGCCGTCAGCTACGGCGCCCAGTCCCCCGAAGCCTTGCAGGCTTACGAGCCGCGACTGACGATTGATCGGTTTTCGCAATTGCACGCCTGGCTCAACCAGGCCCATTAA
- the rluC gene encoding 23S rRNA pseudouridine(955/2504/2580) synthase RluC yields MTTTTPPTPSVQLLEVSPEYAGQRIDNFLLARLKGVPKTLIYRILRKGEVRVNKGRIKPEYKLQAGDIVRVPPVRVPERDEPVPLAQGLLQRLEASIVFEDNKLIVINKPCGIAVHGGSGLNFGVIEAFRQLRPDAKELELVHRLDRDTSGLLMIAKKRSMLRHLHTALRGDGVDKRYMALVRGNWASSIKSVRAPLQKSNLRSGERMVEVDEEGKEALTLFKVLRRFGDFATMVEAKPVTGRTHQIRVHTLHAGHCIAGDTKYGDEGFSKEIRDLGGKRLFLHAYMLTVPLPDGGELKLQAPVDEMWAKTVERLSVAP; encoded by the coding sequence ATGACGACTACCACCCCCCCGACCCCCAGCGTCCAGCTGCTTGAGGTCTCGCCGGAATATGCCGGCCAACGCATCGACAATTTTCTTCTGGCCAGGCTCAAGGGCGTGCCCAAGACCTTGATTTATCGCATTTTGCGTAAAGGCGAAGTGCGGGTGAACAAGGGCCGGATCAAGCCTGAGTACAAGCTGCAGGCGGGCGATATCGTCCGGGTGCCGCCGGTTCGCGTGCCTGAGCGTGACGAGCCTGTGCCGCTGGCCCAGGGCCTGTTGCAGCGCCTTGAAGCGTCGATTGTCTTCGAAGACAACAAGCTGATCGTGATCAACAAGCCGTGCGGCATTGCGGTGCACGGCGGTAGCGGCCTGAATTTCGGGGTGATCGAAGCCTTTCGTCAGTTGCGTCCGGATGCCAAGGAGCTGGAACTGGTCCATCGCCTGGACCGCGACACCTCCGGCCTGTTGATGATTGCCAAGAAGCGCAGCATGTTGCGTCACCTGCATACCGCCCTGCGCGGCGATGGCGTGGACAAGCGCTATATGGCCCTGGTGCGTGGCAACTGGGCGTCCTCGATCAAGAGCGTGCGGGCACCGTTGCAGAAGAGCAACCTGCGCTCCGGCGAGCGCATGGTCGAGGTAGACGAGGAGGGCAAGGAGGCGCTGACCCTGTTCAAGGTGCTGCGGCGCTTCGGTGACTTCGCAACCATGGTCGAGGCCAAGCCGGTGACCGGGCGTACCCACCAGATTCGTGTGCATACCCTGCATGCTGGTCACTGTATTGCGGGCGATACCAAGTACGGCGACGAGGGTTTCTCCAAGGAGATTCGTGACCTTGGCGGCAAACGCCTGTTCCTGCATGCCTACATGCTGACGGTGCCATTGCCCGATGGTGGCGAATTGAAATTGCAGGCCCCTGTGGATGAGATGTGGGCCAAGACCGTGGAGCGCCTGAGTGTCGCGCCCTGA
- the rne gene encoding ribonuclease E, which yields MKRMLINATQPEELRVALVDGQRLYDLDIESGAREQKKANIYKGRITRIEPSLEAAFVDFGSERHGFLPLKEISREYFKKAPEGRVNIKDVLSEGQEVIVQVEKEERGNKGAALTTFISLAGRYLVLMPNNPRAGGISRRIEGEERNELREALNGLIAPADMGLIVRTAGLGRSSEEMQWDLDYLLQLWTAIKEASLDRSAPFLIYQESNVIIRAIRDYLRQDIGEVLIDSVEAQDEALTFIRQVMPQYASKIKLYEDSVPLFNRFQIESQIETAFQRVVELPSGGSIVIDPTEALVSIDINSARATKGSDIEETALQTNLEAAEEIARQLRLRDIGGLIVIDFIDMTPAKNQRAVEEKVRECLEADRARVQVGRISRFGLLEMSRQRLRPSLGESSGIVCPRCNGTGIIRDVESLSLAILRLIEEEALKDRTAEVRAQVPIPVAAFLLNEKRNSITKIELRTRARIVILPNDHLETPHFEVQRLRDDSPEAHSGQSSYEIAAAAAEVEEVQPAAATRTLVRQEAAVKTAPARANAPVPTEVAAPVAAPAVLPEPSLFKGLVKSLVSLFATKEEPAAPAVVEKPAAERPARNEERRNGRQQSRNRNGRRDEERKPREERAPREERAPREERQPREAREETPAVAREERAPREERAPREERAPRAPRAPREDRKPRGEREERVRELREPLDAAPAVAAVATDAATEERPARQPREERAPRPPREERQPRAEQAAAASEEELLNNDEQPQEDGQDNAEGDRPRRRSRGQRRRSNRRERQRDANGNVIEGSEETGEATEESANNEPTSTELAAGLAVTAAVASSVISAPAEAEANQQAERATAAVQETAAVEAPVVEATTVVEAPAAVEVEVAPVREAQPEAEVVAAPAIVVEPQPVVEAVVEAPAAEATPEVREVREEQTAFQWTAEPAVVAEAPAPAPVEEAPAPVAEVVIAEPAVVAEPVVVAEPAPVVVETPVVAEVVAPVVEAPVSALTENGRAPNDPREVRRRKREAERLQKEAEAAAAAAPAVVEAVAPAPAIEAEVEHTAPTIDENLRSVEEVVEHNPKALEEEHEPKPLA from the coding sequence ATGAAAAGAATGCTGATTAACGCAACTCAACCCGAAGAGTTGCGTGTTGCACTGGTAGATGGCCAACGCCTCTACGACCTGGACATCGAGTCCGGTGCACGCGAGCAGAAGAAGGCCAACATCTATAAAGGCCGGATTACTCGCATCGAGCCAAGCCTTGAGGCTGCCTTTGTCGATTTTGGCTCTGAGCGCCATGGCTTCCTGCCCCTCAAAGAAATCTCCCGCGAATACTTCAAGAAAGCCCCTGAAGGCCGCGTGAACATCAAGGACGTCCTGAGCGAAGGCCAGGAAGTCATCGTCCAGGTCGAAAAAGAAGAACGTGGCAACAAGGGCGCCGCCCTGACCACCTTCATCAGCCTGGCTGGCCGTTACCTGGTCCTGATGCCGAACAACCCGCGTGCCGGCGGCATCTCCCGTCGCATCGAAGGCGAAGAGCGCAACGAACTGCGTGAAGCGCTGAACGGCTTGATCGCTCCGGCCGACATGGGCCTGATCGTGCGCACTGCCGGCCTTGGCCGCAGCAGCGAAGAAATGCAGTGGGACCTCGATTACCTGCTGCAACTGTGGACCGCTATTAAAGAAGCGTCCCTGGACCGCTCCGCGCCATTCCTGATCTATCAGGAAAGCAACGTGATCATCCGCGCCATCCGCGACTACCTGCGCCAGGACATCGGCGAAGTGCTGATCGACAGCGTTGAAGCCCAGGACGAAGCCCTGACCTTCATCCGCCAGGTGATGCCGCAGTACGCCAGCAAGATCAAGCTGTACGAAGACAGCGTACCGCTGTTCAACCGCTTCCAGATCGAAAGCCAGATCGAAACCGCCTTCCAGCGCGTGGTCGAACTGCCGTCCGGCGGCTCCATCGTGATCGATCCGACCGAAGCCCTGGTGTCCATCGACATCAACTCGGCGCGCGCCACCAAAGGCAGCGACATCGAAGAAACCGCGTTGCAGACCAACCTGGAAGCAGCCGAAGAAATCGCGCGCCAACTGCGCCTGCGTGATATCGGCGGCCTGATCGTGATCGACTTCATCGACATGACCCCGGCCAAGAACCAGCGCGCCGTGGAAGAAAAAGTCCGCGAATGCCTGGAAGCCGACCGTGCCCGCGTACAAGTTGGCCGTATCTCGCGCTTCGGCCTGCTGGAAATGTCCCGTCAGCGCCTGCGTCCATCCCTGGGCGAAAGCAGCGGCATCGTCTGCCCGCGTTGCAACGGCACCGGCATCATCCGTGACGTTGAATCGCTGTCCCTGGCGATCCTGCGCCTGATCGAAGAAGAAGCCCTGAAAGACCGCACCGCCGAAGTCCGCGCACAAGTGCCGATCCCGGTTGCAGCTTTCCTGCTCAACGAAAAACGCAACTCGATCACCAAGATCGAACTGCGCACCCGTGCCCGTATCGTGATCCTGCCGAACGATCACCTCGAGACGCCGCACTTCGAAGTCCAGCGCCTGCGTGATGACAGCCCGGAAGCCCACAGCGGCCAGTCCAGCTACGAAATCGCCGCTGCCGCTGCCGAAGTCGAAGAAGTCCAGCCAGCCGCCGCAACCCGCACCCTGGTGCGCCAGGAAGCCGCGGTCAAGACCGCACCGGCCCGTGCCAACGCACCGGTACCGACTGAAGTCGCCGCCCCGGTGGCCGCGCCTGCCGTCCTGCCGGAGCCAAGCCTGTTCAAGGGCCTGGTGAAGTCGCTGGTCAGCCTGTTCGCCACCAAGGAAGAGCCTGCTGCTCCAGCCGTGGTCGAGAAGCCAGCCGCTGAACGCCCTGCACGCAACGAAGAGCGTCGCAACGGTCGCCAGCAGAGCCGTAACCGCAACGGTCGCCGTGACGAAGAGCGCAAGCCTCGCGAAGAACGTGCACCGCGTGAAGAGCGCGCACCCCGTGAAGAGCGCCAGCCGCGCGAAGCCCGTGAAGAAACCCCGGCCGTAGCCCGTGAAGAACGTGCTCCGCGCGAAGAGCGTGCACCACGTGAAGAACGCGCACCGCGCGCCCCTCGCGCACCGCGTGAAGATCGCAAGCCACGTGGCGAGCGTGAAGAGCGTGTACGTGAACTGCGTGAACCTTTGGACGCTGCCCCAGCTGTTGCCGCCGTAGCAACTGATGCCGCGACCGAAGAACGCCCGGCCCGCCAGCCCCGTGAAGAACGCGCTCCACGCCCACCGCGTGAAGAGCGTCAACCACGCGCCGAGCAGGCTGCCGCAGCCAGCGAAGAAGAACTGCTGAACAACGACGAACAGCCACAGGAAGATGGCCAGGACAACGCCGAAGGCGATCGTCCACGCCGCCGCTCCCGTGGCCAGCGTCGCCGCAGCAACCGTCGTGAGCGTCAGCGTGACGCCAACGGCAATGTGATCGAAGGCTCGGAAGAGACCGGCGAAGCCACTGAAGAAAGCGCCAACAACGAACCGACCAGCACCGAACTGGCTGCTGGCCTGGCCGTTACCGCTGCAGTTGCCAGCTCGGTCATCAGTGCACCTGCCGAAGCCGAAGCCAACCAGCAGGCCGAACGTGCCACCGCTGCCGTGCAGGAAACTGCCGCAGTTGAAGCACCGGTTGTCGAAGCCACCACCGTGGTCGAAGCACCTGCCGCTGTAGAAGTTGAAGTTGCACCGGTCCGCGAAGCCCAGCCTGAAGCCGAAGTAGTGGCTGCACCTGCAATCGTGGTTGAGCCCCAGCCTGTGGTCGAAGCTGTTGTCGAAGCGCCAGCCGCTGAAGCAACCCCAGAAGTGCGTGAAGTTCGCGAAGAACAGACCGCCTTCCAGTGGACTGCCGAGCCGGCCGTCGTCGCCGAAGCACCTGCCCCGGCACCGGTAGAAGAAGCTCCAGCACCGGTTGCTGAAGTGGTTATCGCCGAACCAGCGGTGGTTGCAGAACCGGTTGTGGTTGCCGAGCCTGCTCCGGTGGTTGTGGAAACCCCAGTGGTTGCCGAAGTGGTCGCCCCAGTGGTTGAAGCCCCTGTCAGCGCCCTGACCGAAAACGGCCGTGCGCCTAACGACCCGCGTGAAGTGCGTCGTCGCAAGCGTGAAGCCGAGCGTCTGCAGAAAGAAGCCGAAGCAGCAGCGGCGGCGGCCCCGGCCGTCGTCGAAGCGGTTGCGCCAGCACCGGCCATCGAAGCAGAAGTTGAGCACACTGCCCCAACCATCGACGAGAACCTGCGTTCCGTTGAAGAAGTGGTAGAGCACAACCCAAAAGCCCTGGAAGAAGAGCACGAGCCTAAACCCCTCGCTTAA
- a CDS encoding IS3 family transposase (programmed frameshift), with product MESGKRRSQRDYTLAFKLSVVDQVEKGELSYKEAQRRYGIQGRSTVLVWLRKYGRQDWSQGASIREPRSRSMTEPTLPLTPEQRIKELEEQLALSNQKAQFFEAVVNVLKNDYGVSVGKKATRQVLSQGQIQGLSITRACLFMGISRQAYYQRNRAFDERARQDQEVMDFVLEKRRRQPRIGTRKLHYLMSVEVGASVRVGRDRLFSILRNARKLVVRKRAYHKTTDSHHRFRRHPNLLKAGQEQVVANRPEQVWVADITYLPTQESVAYVSLVTDAYSRKIVGHHVHESLHTESVIKAMEKAVGERRSTLPLIHHSDRGAQYCSELYQRLHASHGVRCSMTDGYDCYQNALAERINGILKTEFLLYRPKNLADAVKMVDESVLIYNGERPHLSLKYKTPDAVHRAF from the exons ATGGAATCGGGCAAAAGGCGGAGCCAGCGTGACTACACGTTAGCCTTTAAATTATCGGTCGTAGACCAGGTCGAAAAGGGCGAGTTGAGTTATAAAGAGGCTCAACGGCGCTATGGCATCCAGGGCCGGTCCACGGTACTGGTCTGGTTACGCAAGTACGGCCGGCAGGACTGGAGCCAAGGCGCCTCAATTCGAGAGCCGAGGAGCAGGTCCATGACCGAGCCAACCCTCCCGCTGACCCCCGAGCAGCGGATCAAAGAACTCGAAGAACAGCTGGCGCTAAGCAATCAGAAAGCGCAATTCTTCGAAGCCGTCGTGAATGTTCTGAAGAATGACTACGGTGTTTCCGTCG GTAAAAAAGCGACCCGGCAAGTCCTCTCGCAAGGGCAAATCCAAGGCCTGAGCATCACCAGGGCTTGCCTGTTCATGGGCATTTCGCGCCAAGCGTATTACCAACGCAATCGGGCTTTCGACGAGAGAGCTCGTCAAGATCAAGAAGTCATGGACTTTGTTCTTGAAAAGCGCCGCCGTCAGCCTCGGATAGGCACGCGCAAGCTGCATTACCTGATGAGCGTCGAAGTTGGCGCATCAGTGCGGGTCGGCAGAGACCGCCTGTTTAGCATCCTGCGCAATGCTCGAAAACTGGTTGTGCGCAAACGGGCTTACCACAAAACGACGGACAGTCATCACCGCTTTCGCCGCCATCCCAACCTGCTCAAAGCAGGTCAGGAGCAGGTCGTGGCCAATAGGCCAGAACAGGTCTGGGTTGCAGACATAACCTACCTGCCGACACAGGAAAGCGTGGCTTATGTGAGCCTGGTGACAGACGCCTACTCACGCAAGATCGTAGGCCATCATGTGCATGAGAGCTTGCATACCGAGTCGGTGATCAAAGCGATGGAAAAGGCCGTTGGCGAACGCCGAAGCACGCTGCCACTGATCCATCACTCAGACCGCGGAGCCCAATACTGCTCTGAGCTTTATCAACGCTTGCACGCTAGTCATGGCGTCAGATGCTCAATGACCGACGGCTATGACTGCTACCAGAATGCTCTGGCAGAGAGGATAAACGGCATTTTGAAGACCGAGTTCCTGCTGTATCGCCCTAAAAATCTGGCGGACGCAGTGAAAATGGTGGATGAGTCGGTGCTGATCTACAACGGGGAACGGCCACACCTGTCCCTGAAATACAAAACGCCCGATGCAGTGCATCGGGCGTTTTGA
- a CDS encoding nucleotidyltransferase family protein, whose protein sequence is MTSAITAIVLAAGQGSRFRAQTGQDKLLAPCRGRDGVTRPVFEQVLVNLPASITRRWVITAPARSEVIRLARAYGCEVLLVDSSGMGDSIAAAVAASGPAAGWLVVLGDMPFIQAASIERVIERVEGVSVPVHAGQQGHPVAFGPELGPALMGLTGDRGARAVFALAEVREVQVDDPGVLWDVDVPQSLEFR, encoded by the coding sequence TTGACGAGCGCCATTACCGCCATCGTCCTGGCGGCGGGGCAGGGCAGCCGCTTCCGCGCGCAAACTGGCCAAGACAAACTGCTGGCCCCTTGTAGGGGGCGAGATGGAGTGACACGGCCGGTCTTCGAGCAGGTGTTGGTCAATTTACCGGCCAGTATCACCCGGCGCTGGGTCATCACCGCGCCTGCGCGCAGCGAGGTCATTCGCCTGGCCAGGGCATACGGTTGCGAAGTGCTGCTTGTGGATTCGTCGGGCATGGGCGACAGCATTGCGGCTGCCGTGGCCGCCAGTGGCCCGGCGGCGGGTTGGCTGGTGGTGTTGGGGGATATGCCGTTTATCCAGGCGGCGAGTATTGAGCGGGTGATAGAGCGAGTGGAGGGTGTCAGTGTGCCGGTGCATGCCGGTCAGCAGGGCCATCCTGTTGCGTTTGGCCCGGAATTGGGGCCGGCCTTGATGGGGTTGACTGGGGATCGTGGGGCCAGGGCGGTGTTTGCCCTGGCTGAGGTGCGGGAAGTGCAGGTGGATGATCCTGGGGTGTTGTGGGATGTGGACGTGCCGCAATCACTGGAATTCAGGTAG
- a CDS encoding XdhC family protein, producing MDSVDLNVLRSVLEWRRAGQRVLLYSVVQTWGSAPRPPGAMLALRGDGVVIGSVSGGCIEDDLIARLYDGRLPDEGPPVQLVTYGVTRDEAARFGLPCGGTLRLTEERVGDPAWVAELLARCEAHEIVARELDLATGTVRLSAASQSDIVSFDGERLRAIYGPRWRLLLIGAGQLSRYVAEMARLLDFEVLICDPRQEFVHGWEEQHGRFVPGMPDEAVLNIQTDERTAIVALTHDPRLDDMALLTALNSRAFYIGALGSRANSRKRRENLAVLGLGAEAIARLHGPIGLHIGSHTPAEIALSLMAHIVAIKNGVELLQAKPVREAVS from the coding sequence ATGGACAGCGTGGATCTGAACGTCCTGCGCAGCGTGCTGGAGTGGCGCCGCGCGGGGCAGCGGGTGTTGCTGTACAGCGTGGTCCAGACCTGGGGCAGCGCGCCACGGCCGCCGGGGGCGATGCTGGCCCTGCGCGGCGATGGGGTGGTGATCGGCTCGGTTTCCGGTGGCTGCATTGAAGATGACCTGATCGCTCGGCTTTACGATGGTCGCTTGCCTGACGAAGGGCCGCCGGTGCAACTGGTGACCTATGGCGTGACCCGGGATGAAGCGGCGCGCTTTGGCCTGCCCTGCGGCGGCACCTTGCGCCTGACGGAGGAGCGGGTAGGTGATCCTGCCTGGGTCGCCGAGTTGCTGGCGCGTTGTGAGGCCCATGAAATAGTGGCCCGGGAGTTGGACTTGGCGACGGGCACCGTGCGTCTGAGCGCGGCGAGCCAGTCCGACATTGTCAGTTTTGATGGTGAGCGCTTGCGGGCCATCTACGGCCCGCGCTGGCGCCTGTTACTGATCGGTGCGGGGCAGCTGTCGCGCTATGTGGCAGAAATGGCGCGGCTGTTGGATTTTGAAGTGCTGATCTGCGATCCACGCCAGGAGTTTGTCCATGGCTGGGAAGAACAACACGGGCGCTTTGTGCCGGGAATGCCCGATGAGGCCGTGCTCAATATCCAGACGGACGAGCGCACGGCCATTGTGGCCCTGACCCACGATCCGCGCCTGGACGACATGGCGCTGCTGACCGCGTTGAACTCCCGAGCGTTCTACATTGGTGCCCTGGGCTCGCGGGCCAATAGCCGCAAGCGTCGGGAGAACCTGGCGGTGTTGGGGCTGGGAGCCGAGGCGATTGCGCGGCTGCATGGTCCGATCGGTCTTCATATCGGCAGCCATACGCCGGCAGAGATTGCCTTGTCGCTGATGGCACACATCGTCGCGATCAAGAACGGTGTGGAACTGTTGCAAGCAAAACCGGTGCGGGAGGCGGTCAGTTGA
- a CDS encoding xanthine dehydrogenase family protein molybdopterin-binding subunit — protein MSQLPSNFALSNLSRRGFLKGVGATGALVVAASWGLPQAFADEVKQYGGAAMPNGLVDDPKVYVSIASDGTVTVICNRSEMGQGVRTSLTMVVADELEADWALVKVAQAPGDEARFGNQDTDGSRSMRHWFEPMRRCGAAVRTMLEQAAAEQWKVPLGECRAQLHKVIHQPSGRELGYGALAAAASALAVPARDSLRLKQPSEFRYIGKEATKAIDGADIVNGRAVYGADVHFDGMLFATIARPKVYGGKVKSFDASAALKVPGVIKVLQIESRPIPSEFQPLGGVAVVASNTWAAIKGREALQIVWDDGANAGYNSTDYRKTLEAAALQPGKVVRNTGSIEQTLNDADSTLEATYYLPHLAQSPMEPMVAVARYQDGRCEAWAPSQAPQVTRERVAERLGLPFDNVTIHVTLLGGGFGRKSKPDFIIEAALLAKEFPGKAVRVQWTREDDIHNSYFHTVSAEYLKAGLNQDGLPSGWLHRTVAPSITALFAPGMNHEAAFELGMGFTNMAYAIPNVRLENPEAAAHTRVGWYRSVSNIPHGFAIQSFVDELAHKAGQDPLKYQLKLLGPDRQIDPRTLSEEWNYGESPERYPIDTARMRGVLETAAKAAGWGRMLPKGRGLGLAVHYSFVTYVAAVIEVEVKDDGTLIVHKADIAVDCGPQINPERIRSQFEGACVMGLGNAVLGEISFKDGKVQQDNFHMYEVARMSLAPREIAIHLVTPEGEVPLGGVGEPGVPPIAPALCNAIFAATGKRIRSLPVRYQLQGWQQAAKA, from the coding sequence ATGAGCCAGTTACCGAGCAATTTCGCCCTGAGCAACCTTAGCCGGCGCGGTTTCCTCAAGGGCGTCGGCGCGACCGGCGCCCTGGTGGTGGCTGCCAGTTGGGGCTTGCCCCAGGCCTTTGCCGACGAAGTGAAGCAATACGGCGGGGCCGCGATGCCCAATGGCCTGGTCGATGATCCCAAGGTCTATGTCAGCATCGCCAGCGATGGCACCGTCACCGTGATCTGCAACCGCTCGGAGATGGGCCAGGGCGTGCGCACCAGCCTGACCATGGTGGTGGCCGATGAACTGGAGGCCGATTGGGCGCTGGTGAAGGTTGCGCAGGCGCCGGGTGACGAAGCGCGTTTTGGCAACCAGGATACCGACGGTTCGCGCAGCATGCGCCATTGGTTCGAACCGATGCGCCGGTGCGGCGCCGCCGTGCGAACCATGCTGGAACAGGCCGCTGCCGAGCAGTGGAAAGTCCCGCTGGGCGAATGCCGTGCACAGTTGCATAAAGTCATTCACCAGCCCAGCGGCCGCGAACTGGGCTATGGCGCCCTGGCCGCTGCCGCCAGCGCGTTGGCAGTGCCGGCGCGCGACAGCCTGCGGCTCAAGCAGCCCTCGGAGTTTCGCTATATCGGCAAGGAAGCCACCAAGGCCATCGACGGTGCCGATATCGTCAACGGCCGGGCGGTGTACGGCGCCGATGTGCATTTTGACGGCATGCTGTTCGCGACCATTGCGCGGCCCAAGGTATACGGCGGCAAGGTCAAGTCGTTCGATGCCAGCGCGGCGCTGAAAGTCCCCGGGGTGATCAAGGTCCTGCAAATCGAAAGCCGACCCATACCCTCGGAATTCCAGCCATTGGGTGGTGTGGCGGTGGTTGCTAGCAATACCTGGGCGGCGATCAAGGGCCGTGAGGCGTTGCAGATTGTCTGGGACGACGGCGCGAATGCTGGCTACAACTCCACCGACTATCGCAAGACCCTGGAGGCCGCGGCGCTCCAGCCCGGCAAAGTGGTGCGCAATACCGGCAGTATCGAGCAGACCCTGAACGATGCCGACAGCACCCTCGAAGCCACGTATTACTTGCCACACCTGGCGCAGTCGCCGATGGAGCCGATGGTGGCCGTAGCCCGTTATCAAGACGGGCGATGCGAGGCCTGGGCTCCGAGCCAGGCACCTCAGGTCACGCGGGAACGGGTGGCCGAGCGCCTGGGCCTGCCGTTCGATAACGTCACGATCCACGTCACCCTGTTGGGCGGTGGCTTTGGGCGCAAGTCGAAACCGGATTTCATCATCGAAGCTGCGCTGCTGGCCAAGGAATTCCCCGGCAAGGCCGTGCGGGTGCAGTGGACCCGTGAAGACGATATTCATAACTCCTACTTCCATACCGTCTCCGCCGAGTACCTCAAGGCCGGCCTGAACCAGGACGGCCTGCCCTCTGGCTGGCTGCACCGCACCGTGGCACCCAGCATCACTGCGCTGTTTGCGCCGGGCATGAACCACGAGGCAGCGTTCGAGCTGGGTATGGGCTTTACCAACATGGCCTACGCCATTCCCAATGTGCGCCTGGAAAACCCCGAAGCGGCTGCCCACACCCGCGTGGGTTGGTACCGTTCGGTGTCGAACATCCCCCATGGGTTTGCCATTCAGAGCTTTGTCGATGAACTGGCCCATAAGGCCGGCCAGGATCCGCTGAAATATCAACTCAAGCTGCTGGGCCCGGATCGTCAGATTGATCCGCGAACCTTGAGTGAAGAGTGGAACTACGGCGAGTCCCCCGAGCGTTATCCGATTGATACCGCGCGCATGCGCGGCGTGCTGGAAACCGCCGCCAAGGCCGCCGGCTGGGGGCGCATGCTGCCCAAGGGGCGCGGCCTGGGGCTGGCGGTGCACTACAGCTTTGTGACCTATGTGGCGGCGGTGATCGAGGTGGAGGTCAAGGATGATGGCACGCTGATCGTGCATAAGGCTGATATTGCGGTGGACTGCGGACCGCAGATCAACCCGGAGCGCATCCGCTCACAGTTCGAGGGCGCCTGCGTCATGGGCTTGGGCAATGCGGTCCTGGGAGAAATCAGCTTCAAGGATGGCAAGGTCCAGCAGGACAACTTCCATATGTATGAAGTGGCGCGCATGTCCCTGGCCCCCCGGGAAATCGCCATACATTTGGTCACGCCAGAAGGAGAGGTGCCCCTGGGTGGCGTCGGTGAGCCAGGCGTGCCACCGATTGCGCCGGCGCTGTGCAACGCGATATTTGCCGCCACCGGCAAGCGTATCCGCAGCTTGCCCGTGCGTTATCAACTGCAGGGCTGGCAGCAGGCGGCGAAAGCCTGA
- a CDS encoding (2Fe-2S)-binding protein, giving the protein MITLKLNGQDHPLDATEDMPLLWAIRDVAGYNGTKFGCGMGLCGACTIHIDGAPARSCITPIGSVKGQNVSTIDNLHNDPIGQVVQQAWLDTAVAQCGYCQGGQIMSATALLKTNPNPSDAQIEEAMVGNICRCGTYNRIKTAIRQAATQLQGAKA; this is encoded by the coding sequence ATGATTACTCTGAAACTCAACGGTCAAGATCATCCACTGGATGCCACCGAGGATATGCCTCTGCTGTGGGCGATCCGCGATGTAGCGGGTTACAACGGCACCAAGTTCGGTTGCGGCATGGGGCTGTGTGGCGCCTGCACCATCCATATCGACGGTGCGCCGGCGCGCAGTTGCATCACGCCCATCGGCTCGGTCAAAGGGCAGAACGTCAGCACTATCGACAACCTGCATAACGACCCGATTGGCCAGGTGGTGCAGCAGGCGTGGCTGGATACGGCGGTGGCGCAATGCGGTTACTGCCAGGGCGGGCAGATCATGTCGGCCACGGCCTTGCTGAAAACCAACCCCAACCCCAGCGATGCACAGATTGAAGAAGCCATGGTCGGCAATATCTGCCGCTGCGGCACCTATAACCGCATCAAGACGGCGATCCGCCAGGCCGCGACTCAGTTGCAGGGGGCCAAGGCATGA